Proteins found in one Abyssibius alkaniclasticus genomic segment:
- a CDS encoding AAA family ATPase, which translates to MTTTGVILGKFMPPHEGHVALVRTAQHLVDRLTIILSASDADPIPPAVRKGWMQELFPLAEVIVQNNGDEPLPSDDPGWARIIRGFHPEPIDRVIGSEDYIVTLARALGAQHFILDPMWMAYPADSAEIRANPNEHWKSLPSVVRPWYQKRLTLVGPESTGKSYLADVLAREFGGPYVPEYGRPYEKYRAEGDYRAEELHFIVDGHVAHRRTLAMMAGPLLFEDTDPLLTAVWAEMLLGHSLPDLEARIELPEHYLLLDPEIPWENDPIRYFARADLRRRFYELTEAKLQAHGASYTIVSGDYAARQAKAIAIAADMLKTPKRTG; encoded by the coding sequence ATGACAACGACCGGCGTGATCCTCGGCAAATTCATGCCGCCCCATGAAGGCCATGTCGCCCTTGTGCGCACCGCGCAGCACTTGGTGGACCGGCTGACGATCATCCTGTCGGCCAGCGATGCCGACCCGATTCCACCCGCCGTGCGCAAGGGCTGGATGCAGGAACTCTTTCCGCTGGCCGAAGTGATCGTGCAGAACAATGGCGACGAGCCGCTCCCCTCCGACGATCCGGGCTGGGCGCGCATCATCCGTGGCTTTCACCCCGAGCCGATCGATCGTGTCATCGGTTCGGAAGACTACATCGTAACCCTCGCCCGCGCGCTTGGCGCGCAGCATTTCATTCTCGACCCGATGTGGATGGCCTATCCCGCCGATAGCGCCGAAATTCGTGCCAACCCCAATGAACACTGGAAATCGCTGCCGAGTGTCGTGCGGCCCTGGTATCAGAAACGGCTCACGCTTGTCGGGCCGGAAAGCACCGGCAAATCCTATCTGGCCGATGTGCTGGCGCGCGAATTTGGCGGGCCTTACGTGCCGGAATATGGCCGCCCTTACGAAAAATACCGCGCCGAGGGTGATTACCGCGCAGAGGAATTACACTTCATCGTCGATGGCCATGTCGCCCACCGCCGCACGCTGGCCATGATGGCCGGCCCGCTGCTGTTTGAAGATACCGACCCGCTGCTCACCGCCGTCTGGGCCGAAATGCTGCTGGGCCACAGCCTGCCCGACCTCGAAGCACGCATCGAACTGCCCGAACATTACCTGCTGCTCGACCCGGAAATCCCCTGGGAAAACGACCCTATCCGCTATTTCGCCCGCGCCGATCTGCGCCGCCGCTTTTACGAGCTGACCGAGGCGAAATTGCAGGCCCACGGCGCCAGCTACACCATTGTTTCCGGCGATTATGCCGCGCGCCAGGCCAAGGCCATTGCTATTGCCGCCGATATGCTCAAAACCCCGAAAAGGACAGGTTGA
- a CDS encoding adenine phosphoribosyltransferase: MPNSKTVRDYIRTIPDFPHKGIMFRDVTTLFADARGFRIAIDQLLHPYAGQKIDKVAGLEARGFILGGAVAHQLGVGFVPIRKKGKLPGETVEQAYQLEYGEAVMELHTDAIEPGERILMVDDLLATGGTAEAGIRLIERLGGKVVSSAFVIDLPDLGGRARLAKMGMDVHSLCEFEGD; the protein is encoded by the coding sequence ATGCCCAACAGCAAAACCGTGCGCGACTATATCCGCACCATCCCCGATTTTCCGCATAAGGGCATCATGTTCCGCGATGTCACCACGCTGTTTGCCGATGCACGCGGCTTTCGCATCGCTATCGACCAGCTTTTGCACCCCTATGCCGGCCAGAAAATCGACAAGGTTGCCGGGCTGGAAGCACGCGGCTTCATCCTTGGCGGCGCGGTTGCCCACCAGCTTGGCGTGGGCTTCGTGCCGATCCGCAAGAAGGGCAAGCTGCCGGGGGAAACGGTGGAACAAGCCTATCAGCTTGAATATGGCGAGGCGGTGATGGAGCTTCATACCGACGCGATTGAACCCGGTGAACGTATCTTGATGGTCGATGATCTTTTGGCCACCGGCGGCACCGCCGAAGCGGGCATCCGCCTGATCGAACGGCTCGGCGGCAAGGTCGTCTCCAGCGCCTTTGTCATCGACCTGCCCGACCTTGGCGGCCGCGCAAGGTTGGCCAAAATGGGCATGGATGTGCATAGCCTGTGTGAGTTTGAAGGCGATTAG